A segment of the Panacibacter ginsenosidivorans genome:
ATTATCCTTCTTTTTTTATAAATACAATACGGCTGCGATCTGCTTTGTACATGCTATCATAAAATTTTGCAAGTTCTGTGTAATCGGAAGGGGGGAAACGACCTTCGCTACGACGGTAAAGGCGTGTGCAGTTAATATTATCTGCATCAACTTTAAAATGAATTTCATAATCGCCAAACTTGTTGTTAATTATAACATCTTTTGGCATTGATTCTATGTTATAGCCGTCAGGAATTTTGATAGAAACGGTATCCTTATCCGTGAATGATGAAGGATAATCTATATCATATTTGCGTTGGTCTTCTGTTTTAAGCTTTATTGTATTTCTGTTTAAGATGTCGGGCGTTACAAAAATTCGTTTACCTGATACCGATGCGTAATTATTTGCTATCAACTGAAGTTGTTCATCTATGGCAGGCTTTTCCGATTTTTTTTCATCATAATTAAAACTTGTTACATCATAATCAGGAAGGTCTATGTCTTTCTTTAAAGATTCTAATAGCTTATCTTTTGAAAGATGATTTATTTTACCATGTAATTCATCTTGCTGAAGGCATGTATAATGTGTATCAATAGCTGCGGTTAATTTACCTGTTTCATCTATTGCTGAAGTTATGCGGCGTATCTGCGTATTATCTGATGCTTTATAAACAGTGGTGCTTATAATGTGACCGCCTTTATCGTCAATCAGTAGCGCATGCCTGTTTCCGGTAAAATTTCCCTGGTAACCGGCGGAAACAGTTTGGCTGGTACATTCAAGCCACATGGTGTCTTTATTTATAGGTACACAAACAGTAGCATGATTGAATTGATTGGAAGGAAAATCTGTAATGATATCTTCTGCATCATCGCCGGCTTTTATTAAAACATAGTTTGCATTTATTCCAGCTTCTTTAAGTAATGCAACCATATAGTTAGATAAAGCTTTACAATCTCCATAACGTTTTGTATAAACATAATTGGCGTCGAATGGTTGCCATCCGCCAATTCCAAGCTGAACGCTTATATACCTGGTATTTTGCTGTAAGAAATTATAAAGCACTTTTACTTTTTCTTTTTTATCTGTAATGCCATCTGTTAGTTCATGCACTTTCTGTTTTATTGCATCGGGCATGATGTCTCTTCCTTTTAAAAGACTGTTGATGAACATACCGAAGTTTTCCCATGAAGACATTTCCCCCTTATAGCCTTGTATTTCAAAACTTGTGGGTGCAACTATTACGCTTGGTAATATTTCGCGCCAGGATGGCTGATATTGTTCTGAAACTTTTGCCGGTAAATTTTTCAATTCCCAGGTATATACTTTCTGATCTTTTTCTTCTGTAATTACAGGAGTGCCGGGGTAATTAAATTGCTTGTAGCGTATGTCAAGATCTTTTGGGGTAACAACAACAAGCTTGCAGTATTGAACACCCATCGTATTTGATTGCTGGGGATACCAATCAGGAAGATCGAAAACACCATTCAATATTTTTTCTTCTTCATATTCTACTGTATATGGGTAAGAGCGATAATAAAAGCTGTGTGCTTTAAACCGTGTATCAACCATCAGGCTTATATCGTCGTTACCACTGAGGTCCTCAATATCTTTTTTCTTTACATTCTTTAATTGTTTACCCATAGCATCATATAAAGTACCGTCAATATCATTAATGTCGTTAAACTTGTCATACTGTGTGAAGAAAAATGAATAACGATCTCCCGCCTCATTAAGAATTGTATTGACATTTTTTCTATAAATTTTTGCCTTTCCAGGCTCTTTTATTTCTATGCGTAACTCATTATAACGGCAGACAACGTTTGCATTTTTTGAAAGTGTATCGGGTATCAATAAGCTGTTATAAGATTGGGCGCTTGCTGATACCACAGTAAATAAAAATATATGGATGAATAAAGTTTTCACTGAAATAATTATTGTTTTTTAAATACAATTTGTTCTGCTTCTTTTTTTACTATGTATGTAAAAAAATCCCTGAGTGTGGTATAATCCTCAGGTAAGAAGGTTGCTTTACTAAGTATAGTACGGCATCTCAACTGAATATGATCGCCACTTAAACCAATGATATATTCAAACATGCCTTCATCTTCATTTAGTTTAACCCTTGTAGATTTTGGTAATTCTTCTACTGTGTATCCTTTGGGTATTTCCATGTTAAGAATATATGTTTCATTCATACAGGCACCCATCTCCACAGGGTACAGACGTTCTGCAGATTTAAAAGGATTTTCTTTATATGCTTCAGCCAGCATTGGGCTGAAATAAAAGATATCTTCATCTCCTGTATTAAAACTCATTTCGTATTTTATGGAGAGAGGCTGCTCCATTTGTTTTAGAGAGTCGATAGAAGTGTTTGATAAATTTACTTCCATAGAATAAGACTTTTTCATTTCACTGAAAAGACTTTCTACGGATGTCTTCTTTAATTTCCTCCTTATTGCCTGCGATTCTTCATTACCCAACTTACTGGAAAAAGATGCAGTGATTCCTTTTTCGTCATTCATCATAAAGACAGTTGTAATCTTTGATTCCTGCAGAGAATCTGCAGATAGATTGATCAGCGATGGCATATCTGCAACAATTCTTGCTGTTCCATTATAACATTGCAGGGGCAAATGGTTGAAACCATTGTCCGGATCGGAAGCATCAAGTAAAAAAGTTTGGTCTCCTTTTTTAACCTGTGTTATTACATAATTGAATTTGCTCATGATGGGATAGGTTTCCAAAGCTTTGCCATGATCTCTTGTACTTAATAATACAGGGTGCACTTCAAAACCTGCATTTTTAAGCATAGCAGCGAGCAGCATATTTATATCAACTACATTTCCTTTTTTTGCCTGGTATGTTTTTTTGAGTGATTGAGAAAGGTAGCGTGCATTATCATCTATGCAGGTAAAATTGTCCCTTACATATTCAAATATTTTTTTTGCTTTTTCTGTATCACTTGCAGCATTACCGGTTGCGTTCTTTACATCATCATCCAGCCAGTTATTTTCATGGTTTAGTGATTCTCCAAAATATTCATTTTTCATAAGATCTGCAGTCACGTCATACCAGTTTTGCATTACAGGCCGTACAGGTTGATCAGGATAGCGAATGGTAGATAATTGAAATTCTATTTTAGCTACATGATTGCGTAGGGTGGTAGTAAACTCTTCTTCTTTAAGTGCAGGAACATTCTCTGCGGCCCACCTGTGATACAAGGTGCCACTCTGGAAACTGTATGATTCAGTTCTGTCACTTGCCGAAGTTCCTACATCAACAATATTGTAACTTTTTCTGAAAACATCAGAAGAATCAATAACGTACTTGATATAACCCTGCCCAAGGGTAACAAAGTCATAAAAGGCTGGCACAACCACAGAATACTCAGACCATAGCCTTGGATAATCTCCCTGGAAATACCATGGTTCAATGTCACGGTGAGTGGGAGAACTTACTTTATAATCGTACTCAATAATAGAACCTTCTTTTAGGTTGGGAAAAGTGAATTTCAAAATAATATAGTTTTCAATCTTGTCTTTGAAGACGGAACTTTTATCTACTTTAGTTACAATTACTTTTCCATTTTCTATGTTATAGGTAGCCGCATCAAGGTCTTCGAGTTTTTCCTCAAAAGTACCTTCTTTATAAAGTCGTATCTCAATGGTCGCTACATCATCAAAGCTGTTTTTTTTCATTAGCCTTATACGTGTATGCTTGTGGTAGATCACGTTGAAGTCGCCGGAAGTATTTCCTTCATAGTAAGAATTTCCAACATCATATAAATAAACAGCATCAGCAGCAGAATCTACGGCATAGGCAGTTGGTTCAAAGTCTTTGGCAGTTACATCTCCATACTTGATCTTTGGCTGAACAACATTTGCATAAAGCGAAGTAAAGCTTAGCAAAATCAAAAGGGCTAATAAGGGCAAACGCATGGCATTAGCTTTTAAAGGTTAATTTTAGTGTTGTACTGCAAGTAAAGAAATACGGGTAAACTGACAAAAAAAATTTTCCATTGCGGTTAAATAATACAGTAATAATAAAAGATACGGCCAGGCACCTCGGCTTCGATTTTTGCGGAATTGCCAAAGCTGTTAAGCTGGAAGATGATGCACGCCGTCTTGAATCCTGGCTCAACAAAGGCATGCAGGGCAGTATGCAGTATATGGAAAAATATTTTGATATGCGCATTGATCCATCACTATTGGTACCTGGAGCAAAGAGTGTAATCACATTATTGCTTAATTACTTTCCACAACAACAGCAAAATAATGCAGCACCATTAATTGCAAAATATGCTTACGGAATGGATTATCATGAAGTGATAAAAAATAAACTTAATCATTTACTGCATGTATTAAACACGGAAATTGGTACCATAAATGGACGTGGCTTTGTAGATTCTGCACCGGTGCTGGAGAGAAGCTGGGCCCAGCGCAGCGGTCTGGGATGGATTGGCAAAAATGGCAATTTAATTACGCGCCAGTCAGGCTCTTTCTTTTTTATCGCTACACTTATTGTTGATATTGAGCTTGAGTACGATGATGCTTTTGCAAAAGAT
Coding sequences within it:
- a CDS encoding DUF3857 domain-containing protein; the encoded protein is MKTLFIHIFLFTVVSASAQSYNSLLIPDTLSKNANVVCRYNELRIEIKEPGKAKIYRKNVNTILNEAGDRYSFFFTQYDKFNDINDIDGTLYDAMGKQLKNVKKKDIEDLSGNDDISLMVDTRFKAHSFYYRSYPYTVEYEEEKILNGVFDLPDWYPQQSNTMGVQYCKLVVVTPKDLDIRYKQFNYPGTPVITEEKDQKVYTWELKNLPAKVSEQYQPSWREILPSVIVAPTSFEIQGYKGEMSSWENFGMFINSLLKGRDIMPDAIKQKVHELTDGITDKKEKVKVLYNFLQQNTRYISVQLGIGGWQPFDANYVYTKRYGDCKALSNYMVALLKEAGINANYVLIKAGDDAEDIITDFPSNQFNHATVCVPINKDTMWLECTSQTVSAGYQGNFTGNRHALLIDDKGGHIISTTVYKASDNTQIRRITSAIDETGKLTAAIDTHYTCLQQDELHGKINHLSKDKLLESLKKDIDLPDYDVTSFNYDEKKSEKPAIDEQLQLIANNYASVSGKRIFVTPDILNRNTIKLKTEDQRKYDIDYPSSFTDKDTVSIKIPDGYNIESMPKDVIINNKFGDYEIHFKVDADNINCTRLYRRSEGRFPPSDYTELAKFYDSMYKADRSRIVFIKKEG
- a CDS encoding DUF3857 domain-containing protein, coding for MRLPLLALLILLSFTSLYANVVQPKIKYGDVTAKDFEPTAYAVDSAADAVYLYDVGNSYYEGNTSGDFNVIYHKHTRIRLMKKNSFDDVATIEIRLYKEGTFEEKLEDLDAATYNIENGKVIVTKVDKSSVFKDKIENYIILKFTFPNLKEGSIIEYDYKVSSPTHRDIEPWYFQGDYPRLWSEYSVVVPAFYDFVTLGQGYIKYVIDSSDVFRKSYNIVDVGTSASDRTESYSFQSGTLYHRWAAENVPALKEEEFTTTLRNHVAKIEFQLSTIRYPDQPVRPVMQNWYDVTADLMKNEYFGESLNHENNWLDDDVKNATGNAASDTEKAKKIFEYVRDNFTCIDDNARYLSQSLKKTYQAKKGNVVDINMLLAAMLKNAGFEVHPVLLSTRDHGKALETYPIMSKFNYVITQVKKGDQTFLLDASDPDNGFNHLPLQCYNGTARIVADMPSLINLSADSLQESKITTVFMMNDEKGITASFSSKLGNEESQAIRRKLKKTSVESLFSEMKKSYSMEVNLSNTSIDSLKQMEQPLSIKYEMSFNTGDEDIFYFSPMLAEAYKENPFKSAERLYPVEMGACMNETYILNMEIPKGYTVEELPKSTRVKLNEDEGMFEYIIGLSGDHIQLRCRTILSKATFLPEDYTTLRDFFTYIVKKEAEQIVFKKQ
- the queG gene encoding tRNA epoxyqueuosine(34) reductase QueG, giving the protein MRLNNTVIIKDTARHLGFDFCGIAKAVKLEDDARRLESWLNKGMQGSMQYMEKYFDMRIDPSLLVPGAKSVITLLLNYFPQQQQNNAAPLIAKYAYGMDYHEVIKNKLNHLLHVLNTEIGTINGRGFVDSAPVLERSWAQRSGLGWIGKNGNLITRQSGSFFFIATLIVDIELEYDDAFAKDYCGTCSKCVDTCPTEAINDNKVIDGSRCISYFTIELKDMLIPDEMKDKFQDWMFGCDICQDVCPWNRFSKPTTEIEFTPIPEILNLSSKDWEQMSEETFKQVFKHSPLKRAKYKGIQRNLKFIKNDM